One window of Paenibacillus sp. FSL K6-3182 genomic DNA carries:
- a CDS encoding S8 family peptidase, translated as MPLLTPATIPAILPWNVIRVKAPDAWARTRGKSINVAILDTGIANHPDLNIAGGINTINGGSYADDNGHGTHVAGIVAAAGRAGKSLGTAPEVNLYAVKALNEDGEGFVSDIIEGINWCVKNRMNVINMSFGVLGSESSDTLHNAIKRAAKQGILIVASAGNEGRSSGVIDEPASFKETIAVAATTKTNKIATFSSRGSGISVSAPGENILSTWLGGKYEKLSGTSMASPHVAGGAALLLAGKPGISPYAVKTRLQKKALKLNNYSSLAQGAGLMQLDHIFRA; from the coding sequence ATGCCCCTGCTCACGCCAGCTACAATACCCGCAATTTTGCCATGGAATGTTATTCGAGTAAAAGCACCCGATGCATGGGCTAGAACACGGGGAAAATCCATTAATGTCGCTATCCTCGACACAGGAATCGCCAATCATCCCGACTTGAATATCGCTGGCGGGATTAACACAATCAACGGCGGTTCTTACGCTGACGATAATGGTCATGGCACCCATGTCGCAGGCATCGTCGCAGCAGCGGGTAGAGCAGGCAAATCATTGGGTACCGCTCCTGAGGTGAATTTATATGCAGTTAAAGCGCTGAATGAGGACGGAGAAGGATTTGTTTCGGATATTATTGAGGGAATCAATTGGTGTGTCAAAAATCGCATGAATGTCATAAATATGAGCTTTGGCGTGCTCGGCTCAGAAAGCAGCGATACGCTGCATAACGCGATAAAACGTGCAGCAAAGCAAGGTATCCTAATTGTTGCATCAGCCGGCAATGAAGGTCGTTCAAGCGGAGTAATCGACGAACCAGCTTCTTTTAAAGAGACAATAGCGGTAGCGGCTACGACAAAAACAAATAAAATAGCTACTTTCAGCAGCAGAGGCAGCGGGATCTCCGTTTCAGCCCCCGGCGAAAACATATTATCCACATGGCTTGGCGGCAAATACGAGAAGCTCTCCGGCACTAGTATGGCTTCACCTCATGTTGCAGGCGGAGCAGCCTTGCTGCTTGCAGGAAAACCTGGAATTAGTCCCTACGCGGTAAAAACAAGGCTGCAAAAAAAAGCGCTGAAGCTGAACAATTATAGTTCGCTTGCACAAGGTGCTGGATTAATGCAGCTTGATCATATTTTTAGAGCTTAA
- a CDS encoding DUF4227 family protein has translation MVFSIRRWTSRIFFIFVFVVLLFVVTGGYRWLADAISPIHPYREPKGHAMKVFVTDPNSPDSKDAADRLRWFYWYGE, from the coding sequence ATGGTTTTCTCGATACGGAGATGGACGAGCCGTATTTTCTTTATTTTTGTTTTTGTAGTATTGCTTTTTGTCGTCACAGGGGGCTATCGCTGGCTTGCCGACGCGATTTCACCTATCCATCCTTATCGTGAGCCTAAAGGGCATGCCATGAAGGTTTTTGTGACGGACCCTAATTCTCCAGACAGTAAAGATGCTGCCGATCGGCTTCGCTGGTTTTATTGGTATGGGGAGTAA
- the mciZ gene encoding Z-ring formation inhibitor MciZ, which produces MKQYVALNHLRLVGKGWEIKHQLRKLSASSLSRTPMSEYTNVISVRRVPLEKTN; this is translated from the coding sequence ATGAAACAATATGTTGCACTCAATCACTTGCGCTTAGTAGGAAAAGGCTGGGAAATAAAACATCAGCTGCGCAAGCTTTCTGCTTCATCCTTATCAAGAACACCAATGTCCGAATATACAAATGTCATCAGCGTACGCCGTGTTCCTTTGGAAAAAACGAATTAA
- the deoB gene encoding phosphopentomutase, translated as MRFDRITVIVLDSVGIGELPDAEAFGDLGSHTLGHIIEKAPSTQLQNLRRWGLDRIASIHDWSPSSEAPAAYYGKMAEVSVGKDTMTGHWELMGLEMTVPFQTFPDGFPPELLTPFEERTGRKVIGNKPASGTDILDELGAEQMETGAWIVYTSADSVFQIAAHEEIIPLEELYRACEIARELTMDERFTVGRVIARPYIGEPGAFKRTPNRHDYAVKPPQPTVLNALKDAGFDSIAIGKINDIFDGEGITASTPTKSNADGIDKTIEQLKQPFKGLLFTNLVDFDSLYGHRRDPIGYASALEEFDVAIPLLEKQLGERDLLIVTADHGNDPVHPGTDHTREYVPILLVSPAFNEPGPLQVRSTFSDLGATIADNFGVATPPNGTSFLSELITREQK; from the coding sequence ATGAGATTTGATCGAATAACAGTAATCGTTTTGGATAGCGTTGGAATAGGTGAACTGCCAGATGCTGAGGCATTCGGTGATCTTGGCTCACATACGCTAGGCCATATCATAGAAAAAGCACCGTCAACGCAGCTTCAGAATCTTAGAAGATGGGGTCTTGATCGAATAGCTAGCATCCATGATTGGAGTCCATCTTCAGAAGCTCCCGCAGCATATTATGGTAAAATGGCTGAGGTGTCCGTTGGCAAGGATACGATGACTGGTCACTGGGAGCTTATGGGGCTAGAAATGACAGTGCCATTTCAAACGTTTCCGGATGGTTTTCCTCCTGAGCTGCTTACCCCATTCGAGGAGCGAACAGGCCGTAAAGTCATTGGAAACAAACCAGCAAGCGGTACAGACATACTCGATGAGCTGGGTGCCGAGCAAATGGAAACTGGCGCATGGATTGTTTATACATCAGCTGATAGTGTATTTCAAATTGCTGCGCATGAAGAGATCATTCCGCTCGAGGAGCTCTACCGCGCTTGTGAAATAGCAAGAGAGCTGACAATGGACGAGCGCTTCACAGTAGGGCGCGTCATCGCAAGACCTTATATTGGCGAGCCAGGCGCTTTTAAACGAACGCCTAATCGTCATGATTACGCGGTGAAGCCTCCACAGCCAACAGTATTGAATGCGTTGAAGGACGCTGGTTTCGATTCCATTGCAATTGGGAAAATCAATGATATTTTTGACGGAGAAGGCATTACAGCTTCTACTCCGACAAAAAGCAATGCGGACGGCATCGACAAAACGATCGAACAACTGAAGCAGCCTTTTAAAGGCCTTCTGTTCACGAACCTTGTAGATTTCGACTCGCTTTATGGCCATCGCCGCGATCCAATTGGCTACGCCTCAGCTTTGGAAGAGTTCGACGTAGCAATTCCTTTGCTTGAGAAACAGCTTGGCGAGCGAGACTTGCTTATCGTGACTGCGGACCATGGCAATGATCCCGTACATCCAGGTACAGACCATACTCGTGAATACGTACCAATATTGCTCGTGAGTCCTGCTTTTAACGAGCCAGGGCCTCTCCAAGTACGTTCTACGTTCTCTGATCTTGGAGCAACAATAGCCGATAATTTTGGTGTTGCAACACCACCTAACGGAACCAGCTTCCTGTCTGAGCTTATTACACGGGAACAAAAGTAA
- the ald gene encoding alanine dehydrogenase has product MIVGVPKEIKQSEYRVALTPAGVTMLSGAGHKVLVETGAGSGSGFEDSDYEREGAEIVASAAEVWMRAEMIMKVKEPLSEEFGYFREGLLLFTYLHLAAAPDLTKALVDSGVTGIAYETIQLANGSLPLLTPMSEVAGRMSVQVGAQFLEAFNGGRGVLLGGVPGVPPAEVVIIGGGIVGTNAAKIALGMGANVVVLEKSADRMRYLDDIFGGRIHTLMSSPYHIAEAVAKADLLIGAVLIPGARAPHLVTEPMVQRMKKGAVIVDVAVDQGGSIATVDRPTTHKDPIYMKHGVVHYAVANIPGAVPRTSTIALTNVTSSYALDLANNGMNAVQKSLPLQKGVNTHAGKVTYKPVATATNQPYVPLENLLNNVPYEQLKDD; this is encoded by the coding sequence ATGATTGTAGGCGTACCAAAAGAAATTAAACAAAGCGAGTACCGTGTTGCCTTAACTCCCGCTGGCGTTACGATGTTGTCAGGAGCTGGGCATAAAGTGCTTGTAGAAACAGGAGCCGGCAGCGGCAGTGGTTTTGAAGACAGCGATTACGAGCGTGAAGGTGCTGAGATCGTTGCGAGCGCAGCAGAGGTATGGATGCGTGCGGAAATGATTATGAAGGTGAAAGAGCCTCTTTCAGAGGAGTTCGGTTATTTTCGCGAAGGCTTGTTGCTGTTTACGTACTTGCATTTGGCCGCAGCCCCTGACTTAACGAAAGCGCTCGTGGACAGTGGAGTGACTGGTATCGCTTATGAGACGATACAACTTGCAAACGGCAGCCTGCCGCTGCTTACGCCGATGAGTGAAGTGGCAGGCAGAATGTCAGTGCAGGTAGGTGCGCAGTTTTTAGAAGCGTTTAACGGTGGAAGAGGGGTGCTGCTCGGCGGGGTTCCAGGCGTTCCACCGGCAGAGGTCGTCATTATTGGTGGCGGAATCGTAGGGACGAATGCGGCGAAAATTGCGCTGGGAATGGGTGCAAATGTAGTTGTTTTGGAGAAAAGTGCCGACCGTATGAGATATTTGGATGATATTTTTGGCGGAAGAATTCATACGCTGATGTCGAGTCCGTATCATATTGCAGAAGCTGTTGCTAAAGCAGATTTGCTTATAGGGGCAGTTCTTATTCCAGGTGCACGCGCACCACATTTGGTAACAGAACCGATGGTACAAAGAATGAAAAAAGGTGCAGTAATCGTCGATGTAGCAGTCGACCAAGGCGGATCGATTGCAACGGTAGACCGGCCGACAACGCATAAAGATCCAATCTATATGAAGCACGGGGTCGTTCATTATGCCGTTGCTAATATACCAGGCGCAGTGCCGCGGACGTCGACTATCGCTTTAACGAACGTAACGAGCTCCTATGCGCTTGATTTGGCGAATAATGGAATGAACGCTGTTCAAAAAAGCTTGCCGCTGCAAAAAGGCGTGAATACTCATGCAGGTAAAGTAACGTATAAGCCGGTTGCTACAGCGACCAATCAGCCTTATGTGCCATTAGAAAATTTGTTGAATAACGTTCCTTACGAGCAATTGAAGGATGATTGA
- a CDS encoding M20/M25/M40 family metallo-hydrolase: protein MITKDRLVNEFMELVKIDSETKHEQEISRVLKQKFEALGLQISEDDAAAKTGHGAGNLFAIWEAEGASASAPTIFFTCHMDTVTPGVGIKPQLDADGYIRSDGTTILGADDKAGISAIFEAIRVVKEQSIPHGRIQFVITVGEESGLLGARSLDASKLEAKFGYALDSNGAVGDIAVAAPTQAKVTIKMYGRSAHAGVNPEDGISAIQVAAKAIARMPLGRIDKETTANIGRFEGGGATNIVCDFVTLYAEARSIVQHKLDNQIVAMRKAVESAAEEFGARGELESEIIYPAYQYDDEDPVVQLAKKAITAIGRTPRTFHSGGGSDANIFNGLGIPTVNLAVGYEHIHTTKEQIKVDDLVKTTELVVEIIKQASEA from the coding sequence ATGATTACAAAAGATCGTTTAGTGAATGAATTTATGGAATTGGTGAAGATAGATAGCGAAACAAAACACGAGCAGGAAATAAGCCGTGTGCTAAAGCAAAAGTTTGAAGCGCTTGGCTTGCAAATTAGCGAAGATGATGCAGCAGCTAAGACCGGGCATGGCGCAGGGAATCTATTTGCAATATGGGAAGCAGAGGGAGCATCAGCATCAGCACCAACGATTTTTTTTACATGCCATATGGACACAGTAACACCTGGTGTTGGCATCAAGCCGCAGCTTGACGCTGATGGTTATATAAGAAGTGATGGAACAACGATTCTTGGAGCTGATGATAAAGCAGGCATTTCTGCCATTTTTGAAGCAATCCGTGTTGTTAAGGAGCAGTCCATTCCACATGGGCGTATTCAATTCGTCATTACGGTAGGAGAAGAATCAGGTCTACTTGGCGCACGCTCACTTGATGCATCGAAGCTGGAAGCTAAGTTTGGATACGCGCTTGATTCGAATGGCGCCGTTGGTGATATAGCAGTAGCAGCGCCGACACAGGCGAAAGTTACGATCAAAATGTATGGTCGTTCAGCACATGCTGGCGTTAATCCTGAGGATGGGATCAGTGCCATTCAAGTTGCTGCAAAAGCAATTGCAAGAATGCCGCTTGGACGTATAGATAAAGAAACAACGGCGAATATCGGCCGATTCGAAGGCGGCGGCGCTACAAATATTGTGTGTGATTTTGTGACGCTGTATGCTGAGGCGAGAAGCATTGTACAGCATAAGCTGGACAATCAGATTGTTGCGATGCGAAAAGCGGTTGAGAGTGCTGCAGAAGAGTTTGGTGCACGGGGAGAGCTCGAAAGTGAAATCATTTACCCTGCTTATCAATACGATGATGAAGATCCAGTAGTACAGCTCGCCAAAAAAGCAATCACAGCAATCGGCCGTACGCCGCGTACATTCCATTCTGGCGGGGGAAGCGATGCAAATATTTTTAACGGCTTAGGCATTCCTACAGTCAATCTAGCTGTTGGCTATGAGCATATTCATACGACGAAAGAACAGATCAAGGTAGATGATTTGGTGAAAACGACTGAGCTTGTTGTTGAAATTATTAAACAAGCGTCTGAAGCATAA
- a CDS encoding Fur family transcriptional regulator, whose translation MEARIDKIKQQLQSQGYKLTPQREATVRVLLENEDDHLSAEDVFMLVKDKAPEIGLATVYRTLELLSEMHVVEKLNFGDGVARYDLRTDSNKHHHHHLICVQCGTMDEIKEDWLLPLEERLEQEYGFFVLDHRLDFQGICHRCKEKNDLANPNENQS comes from the coding sequence ATGGAAGCCCGGATTGATAAGATTAAACAACAGTTGCAGTCGCAGGGCTACAAATTAACCCCGCAGCGCGAAGCAACGGTACGAGTTTTACTTGAAAATGAAGATGACCATCTTAGCGCTGAAGATGTATTTATGCTAGTTAAGGATAAAGCTCCAGAAATCGGACTTGCAACGGTTTATCGGACATTGGAATTGCTTAGTGAAATGCATGTTGTCGAAAAATTGAATTTTGGCGACGGGGTAGCGCGGTACGATCTTCGTACGGACAGCAATAAACATCACCACCATCACCTCATATGTGTACAATGTGGAACTATGGATGAAATCAAGGAAGACTGGCTTTTGCCTTTAGAAGAGAGGCTAGAGCAGGAATACGGATTTTTTGTGCTCGATCATCGCCTTGATTTTCAAGGCATATGTCATCGATGCAAAGAGAAAAACGACCTTGCAAACCCAAATGAGAATCAATCATAA
- the spoIIM gene encoding stage II sporulation protein M gives MAKNQLSLYVFVSVLFIVGVIFGALMVNALTLEQQQDLAQDVDQYVQLINQGIGSGAADSFWDRFFFHSKWLLVLWLLGITVIGIPGVLALNFLKGALVGFSVGTLINQYAWKGVLFSLVSIAPQNIIAIPAMVIMSAAAISFSMFVIKNRLLRQKGELAPELGSFTSTAVLMLFLFAGAALLEAYISPTLISWVSPLLASVSATI, from the coding sequence ATGGCCAAAAATCAATTGTCGTTATACGTTTTTGTGTCGGTTCTTTTTATCGTAGGTGTCATTTTCGGCGCATTGATGGTCAATGCACTGACGCTGGAGCAGCAGCAGGATCTAGCTCAAGATGTAGATCAATATGTTCAACTGATCAATCAGGGCATCGGTTCTGGAGCTGCGGATTCGTTTTGGGATCGGTTTTTTTTCCATAGCAAGTGGCTGCTTGTACTATGGCTGCTCGGAATTACGGTGATTGGCATACCGGGAGTGCTCGCGCTTAATTTCTTGAAAGGGGCATTAGTTGGCTTTTCGGTAGGGACGCTGATCAATCAATATGCATGGAAGGGAGTACTGTTCTCGCTGGTCTCCATCGCGCCTCAGAATATTATTGCAATACCGGCAATGGTTATCATGAGTGCTGCTGCAATATCCTTCTCCATGTTCGTTATCAAAAATAGGCTCCTCCGGCAAAAGGGGGAACTTGCGCCTGAGTTGGGCTCGTTTACATCAACAGCCGTGCTGATGCTATTTCTTTTTGCAGGAGCAGCATTGTTAGAGGCGTATATTTCACCAACATTAATCAGTTGGGTTTCGCCCCTTCTCGCGTCCGTTAGCGCCACAATCTGA
- the xerD gene encoding site-specific tyrosine recombinase XerD yields the protein MKAHLNRYIQHLQVERGLSANTLSSYERDLNQFIAYIDQQGLTELTAVKRHHMSRYMLHLKEQGRKAATLSRHIVSVRAFFHFLLAEDVIQSNPSIYMEAPKQEKKPPSILSVSVTNKLLETPNCSSAAGKRDKAMLELIYATGIRVSELVSLNIEHVNMQLEFIQCMGTGQKERLVPFGKLASEAIVDYLQYGRDELLTERASESALFLNHLGTRLTRQGFWKTIKKYTKEAGIEEEITPHTLRHSVAAHLLDNGADIRSVQELLGHADISSTLKYTQVSKERMKEVYSRAHPRA from the coding sequence ATGAAGGCTCATTTAAATCGCTACATTCAACATTTGCAGGTAGAACGAGGTTTGTCAGCAAATACGCTTTCTTCATATGAGCGGGATTTGAATCAGTTTATAGCTTATATTGACCAGCAAGGCTTGACCGAGCTTACTGCTGTGAAGCGGCATCACATGTCGAGGTATATGCTCCACTTGAAGGAACAGGGCAGGAAAGCCGCTACGTTATCCAGGCACATCGTGTCAGTACGAGCATTTTTTCATTTCCTTCTCGCAGAGGACGTTATTCAAAGCAATCCGTCTATCTATATGGAGGCCCCAAAGCAGGAGAAGAAGCCGCCAAGCATATTAAGCGTCTCTGTGACGAATAAGCTTCTTGAGACGCCGAATTGCTCAAGTGCAGCCGGCAAACGTGACAAAGCCATGCTGGAGCTCATTTATGCAACAGGAATAAGAGTGTCAGAGCTTGTCTCGCTTAATATTGAGCATGTTAATATGCAGCTAGAATTTATTCAATGTATGGGTACAGGCCAAAAGGAACGGCTTGTTCCTTTTGGAAAATTAGCTTCCGAGGCAATTGTAGACTATTTGCAATATGGCCGTGATGAATTGCTGACAGAAAGAGCGTCTGAATCGGCGTTGTTTCTAAATCATTTAGGAACACGTTTGACAAGACAAGGATTTTGGAAGACGATAAAGAAGTACACGAAGGAAGCTGGGATTGAAGAAGAGATTACGCCACATACACTTAGACATTCCGTAGCAGCACATTTACTCGATAACGGAGCGGATATTCGTTCTGTTCAGGAACTGCTAGGACATGCGGATATATCATCTACGCTCAAGTATACCCAAGTGTCCAAAGAGCGAATGAAAGAAGTTTATTCTCGAGCTCATCCGCGTGCTTAA
- the prli42 gene encoding stressosome-associated protein Prli42 produces the protein MRRQRLIRIVAIVLVSALVLSSLLAGLGSLFLY, from the coding sequence ATGCGCAGACAGCGATTGATTCGAATTGTTGCCATCGTTCTCGTATCGGCATTAGTTTTATCATCCTTGCTAGCTGGTCTTGGATCACTATTTCTTTACTAG
- a CDS encoding NUDIX hydrolase, producing the protein MEEQQRAELWREETIKTEPIFEGKMITLQVDTVTLADGRTATREIVKHPGAAAVMALLDGKLLVVEQFRKPLEKFQIEIPAGKLDPGEDPMTAAARELEEETGYRSDDLTLLSAFYTSPGFADEKLYIYFTDKVEQGVINPDDDEDLKVEAITLEQAEAYIQEGRISDAKTILAVYAWKLYTLTGRF; encoded by the coding sequence GTGGAAGAGCAGCAAAGAGCTGAGTTGTGGCGTGAGGAAACGATTAAGACAGAACCTATTTTTGAAGGTAAAATGATTACGCTGCAGGTTGATACCGTCACACTTGCAGACGGCAGAACCGCAACTAGAGAAATCGTCAAACACCCGGGAGCAGCAGCAGTTATGGCGCTTTTGGATGGAAAGCTGCTTGTAGTGGAGCAATTTCGCAAGCCGCTGGAAAAATTCCAAATCGAGATTCCTGCTGGCAAGCTTGATCCAGGCGAAGACCCGATGACAGCAGCAGCTCGTGAGCTTGAAGAAGAGACGGGTTACCGCTCTGATGATTTGACTCTTCTAAGCGCTTTCTATACATCACCAGGGTTTGCAGATGAGAAGCTATATATTTACTTCACTGATAAAGTGGAGCAGGGCGTAATAAACCCGGACGACGATGAAGACTTGAAGGTTGAAGCCATCACTCTCGAGCAAGCTGAAGCCTATATCCAAGAAGGCCGTATTAGCGACGCCAAAACGATCCTAGCCGTCTACGCTTGGAAACTATACACTTTGACAGGTCGGTTCTAA
- the lipB gene encoding lipoyl(octanoyl) transferase LipB: MAEADNAKSLRRLDAQYIGMLDYAEAWELQKTYIKQIDKEERNQSLLLLQHPPTYTMGSDKHPEHLLLDEAELKERGIAFYQIDRGGDITYHGPGQLVGYPLLYLDAVGLNLHAYLRSLEQVIINWLSEYGIEAGRKPEYTGVWVGDLKIAAIGVKFNKARHQRGFITSHGFALNIKSGIAEEGFSGIIPCGIQQFGVTSFNDLTGLDLSVEEAANQLLPHFVKEFRCELDLVKK; encoded by the coding sequence ATGCTCGATTACGCGGAAGCGTGGGAGCTGCAAAAAACATATATAAAGCAAATTGATAAGGAGGAGCGCAATCAGTCGCTGCTCCTTCTTCAGCATCCGCCTACGTATACGATGGGTTCTGACAAACATCCTGAGCACCTTCTGCTAGATGAGGCAGAGCTTAAGGAACGAGGTATCGCTTTTTATCAAATCGACCGCGGCGGGGATATTACTTATCATGGCCCTGGCCAGCTAGTCGGCTATCCACTTCTTTATCTAGATGCAGTAGGTCTTAATTTGCATGCCTATTTGCGGAGCCTTGAGCAGGTCATTATTAATTGGCTGAGCGAGTATGGTATAGAAGCGGGCAGAAAGCCGGAATATACAGGAGTATGGGTCGGTGATCTGAAAATAGCGGCCATAGGCGTAAAATTTAATAAAGCCCGCCATCAGCGGGGCTTTATTACGAGTCATGGATTCGCTCTTAATATTAAATCTGGCATTGCCGAAGAAGGATTTAGTGGGATTATTCCTTGTGGTATCCAGCAGTTCGGCGTAACATCCTTTAATGATTTAACAGGGCTTGATTTATCGGTTGAGGAAGCGGCGAACCAATTGCTCCCTCATTTTGTGAAAGAATTCAGATGTGAATTGGATCTAGTAAAGAAATAG